One Mycolicibacterium pulveris genomic region harbors:
- a CDS encoding AAA family ATPase has product MTSTAAVCRSCGTGLRQNAKFCHECGAATPGARRAAEYKQVTVVFADVVRSMDIAATLDPERLREVMTSVVERSAAMVRRFGGGVVEYTGDGVMALFGAPVALEDHAFRACLAASAIQDEADRLAREVAKHDGVTLRLRVGLNSGRVIVGEIGSCSTRYAATGETIGLAQRMESAALPGAVLLSESTAHLVESTVTLADPEWVRVRGSDTPVRARRLVSVGGGDGLVGRADASLVGRGWEMAALDGLLDRAAGGRGGVVNVVGPAGIGKSRVAREVATTAAARGVEVFWTFCESHARDIPFHAVTRLLRAGSGVTDVAGDAARARLRTTVPADADPQDLLLLDDLLGVGDPEVRQPQIDPDARRRRLTALINSVTLARTKPALFVIEDAHWIDSVSESLLGDLLAVIPRSPSLVLITSRPEYGGALVRAQHAQTIALAPLGDSEMAALLSELLGDDSSVRELTTIIAERACGNPFFAEEMVRELVQRGELAGDRGHHVCRTAAADVAVPATVQAAIEARIDRMSPSSRRTLSAASVIGARFGLDLLTALQVDAAVDELLAAELIDRVRFAASPEYTFRHPLIRAVAYESQLKTTRAELHRRVAAVIEASAPAAADENAALIAEHLEAADELHAAYQWHMRAATWAVPRDIAAARQSWERAGAIADALPADEPDRTAMRIAPRTMLCGIAWRLHANVAEEHIEELRELCADAGDKASLAIGTAGLVLDRAFQGRIKEASRLASEAWALIDSLHDATLTVGLSFPVIYPKGHGGAWLEVLQWSQRAIDLADGDPSMGNFLFGSPLAIAFTTRAFSRYCMGLPGWFEDLRQGLALARSADPFAYATTVAYVYFPGIPLGVLAAHDRAMGEVEEALRIAERTGDNMALAFDRVILGLALAHRDTDAERNRGQELLAEIGKVFQRDEHSLSELRLLNAYLARERARCGDHDAALALVRAAIDELVREGQLLSWGIPATGVLVETLLDRAGEGDFTEAESAVERLASAPDDGGQAMRDIWLMKLRALLARARGDDATFRELAGRYQVMAQTLGFEGHIGWAEAMVKGRQ; this is encoded by the coding sequence GTGACGTCGACGGCAGCGGTGTGCAGATCGTGCGGCACCGGACTACGGCAGAACGCCAAGTTCTGCCACGAGTGCGGTGCCGCGACGCCCGGCGCCCGGCGTGCCGCCGAGTACAAGCAGGTCACCGTGGTGTTCGCCGACGTGGTGCGCTCGATGGACATTGCCGCCACGCTCGATCCTGAGCGGTTGCGCGAGGTCATGACCTCGGTGGTGGAGCGGTCCGCAGCGATGGTCCGGCGCTTCGGCGGCGGGGTCGTGGAGTACACCGGCGACGGCGTGATGGCACTCTTCGGCGCCCCGGTTGCCTTGGAGGATCACGCTTTTCGGGCATGTCTGGCCGCGTCGGCCATCCAGGACGAGGCGGATCGACTCGCACGGGAGGTGGCAAAGCACGACGGGGTGACGCTGCGATTGCGAGTGGGTTTGAACTCCGGTCGCGTGATCGTCGGTGAAATCGGCTCGTGCTCAACACGATACGCCGCGACCGGAGAGACGATCGGATTGGCCCAACGCATGGAATCGGCGGCTTTACCGGGCGCGGTGTTGCTGTCGGAGTCCACCGCCCATCTGGTCGAGAGCACGGTGACGCTGGCCGACCCCGAGTGGGTGCGGGTCCGGGGATCCGACACACCGGTACGGGCGCGACGGCTGGTATCGGTGGGCGGCGGCGACGGTCTCGTGGGGCGTGCTGATGCGAGCCTGGTCGGGCGAGGCTGGGAGATGGCGGCACTGGACGGCCTGCTCGACCGTGCCGCAGGTGGCCGCGGCGGCGTCGTGAACGTGGTCGGTCCCGCGGGCATCGGCAAGAGCCGCGTGGCGCGCGAAGTGGCGACGACGGCGGCCGCCCGCGGAGTCGAGGTGTTTTGGACCTTCTGTGAATCGCACGCGCGTGACATCCCGTTCCACGCCGTGACGCGGTTGCTGCGGGCGGGCAGCGGCGTGACGGACGTCGCCGGCGACGCTGCGCGCGCACGCCTGCGCACCACGGTGCCCGCGGATGCCGACCCGCAGGACTTGCTGTTGCTCGACGATCTGCTGGGTGTCGGCGATCCCGAGGTTCGGCAGCCCCAGATCGATCCCGATGCGCGGCGGCGCCGACTGACGGCTTTGATCAACTCGGTGACCCTCGCCCGAACGAAGCCGGCGCTGTTCGTCATCGAGGACGCGCACTGGATCGACTCGGTCAGCGAGTCGCTGCTGGGCGACCTGTTGGCCGTGATCCCGCGAAGCCCGTCGTTGGTGTTGATCACCTCGCGTCCCGAATACGGCGGCGCGCTGGTGCGGGCGCAACACGCTCAGACCATAGCGCTGGCTCCCCTCGGCGACTCGGAGATGGCAGCGCTGCTCAGCGAGCTGCTGGGTGATGATTCCTCGGTTCGCGAGTTGACGACGATCATCGCCGAACGCGCCTGTGGCAACCCGTTTTTCGCTGAGGAGATGGTACGTGAACTGGTGCAGCGCGGTGAGTTGGCCGGCGACCGCGGACATCACGTGTGCCGCACCGCCGCCGCGGACGTGGCAGTGCCGGCCACGGTGCAGGCGGCCATCGAAGCGCGCATCGACCGGATGAGCCCGTCGTCGCGGCGCACGCTGAGCGCGGCCTCGGTGATCGGCGCTCGCTTCGGGCTGGATCTGCTCACGGCGTTGCAGGTCGACGCGGCAGTCGACGAACTACTGGCGGCCGAACTGATCGACCGGGTCCGGTTCGCGGCCAGCCCCGAATACACCTTTCGCCATCCGCTTATCCGCGCGGTGGCCTACGAATCTCAGCTCAAAACCACTCGCGCCGAACTGCACCGGCGGGTCGCGGCCGTGATCGAAGCATCTGCTCCGGCAGCGGCCGACGAAAACGCCGCCTTGATCGCCGAACACCTGGAGGCAGCTGACGAACTACACGCCGCGTATCAGTGGCATATGCGTGCCGCGACGTGGGCCGTTCCCCGCGACATCGCTGCGGCGCGCCAGAGCTGGGAGCGCGCCGGAGCGATCGCTGACGCACTGCCGGCCGACGAGCCCGACCGGACAGCGATGCGTATCGCACCCCGAACCATGTTGTGTGGCATCGCATGGCGGCTCCACGCGAACGTCGCCGAGGAACACATCGAAGAATTGCGCGAGCTGTGCGCCGACGCCGGCGACAAGGCGTCGCTGGCGATCGGCACGGCGGGGTTGGTGTTGGATCGGGCGTTTCAAGGCCGGATCAAGGAGGCGTCGCGGTTGGCGTCGGAAGCCTGGGCCCTCATCGACTCGCTCCACGACGCGACGCTGACGGTGGGATTGTCGTTTCCCGTCATCTATCCGAAGGGGCACGGGGGCGCGTGGCTCGAGGTGCTGCAGTGGTCGCAGCGGGCCATCGACCTGGCCGACGGCGACCCGTCCATGGGCAACTTCCTGTTTGGATCGCCGCTGGCAATCGCCTTCACGACGCGGGCCTTCAGTCGGTACTGCATGGGTCTTCCCGGATGGTTCGAAGACTTGCGCCAGGGCCTGGCCCTGGCCAGGAGCGCCGACCCGTTCGCCTACGCCACCACCGTCGCCTACGTGTATTTTCCGGGCATACCCCTCGGCGTGCTGGCGGCCCATGACCGCGCGATGGGTGAAGTCGAAGAAGCGTTGCGGATCGCCGAACGAACGGGCGACAACATGGCTTTGGCGTTCGACCGGGTGATCCTGGGATTAGCGCTGGCGCATCGTGATACGGACGCCGAGCGTAACCGCGGCCAGGAATTGCTGGCGGAGATCGGCAAGGTTTTCCAGCGCGACGAACACAGCCTGAGCGAGCTTCGTCTCCTCAACGCTTACTTGGCGCGGGAACGGGCTCGGTGCGGTGATCACGATGCGGCGCTGGCGCTGGTGCGCGCCGCCATCGACGAGCTGGTCCGCGAGGGCCAGCTGCTGTCGTGGGGCATCCCCGCGACGGGTGTTTTGGTGGAGACCCTGCTGGACCGAGCCGGCGAAGGGGATTTCACCGAAGCGGAAAGCGCGGTCGAGCGACTCGCCTCCGCACCGGACGACGGCGGGCAGGCGATGCGCGACATCTGGTTGATGAAGCTGCGAGCCCTCCTGGCCCGGGCCCGAGGTGACGACGCGACCTTCCGTGAGCTGGCGGGGCGCTATCAGGTGATGGCGCAGACGCTTGGCTTCGAAGGACACATCGGTTGGGCGGAGGCGATGGTGAAGGGGCGGCAGTAG
- a CDS encoding SRPBCC family protein encodes MAVRASREVVFEAPKDAILDALADIEAAPSWSTVHKHAEVLDRHPDGRPHHVKATFKIMGITDKELLEYHWGDDWVVWDAKATLQQRGQHGEYNLTPVGEDRTRVRFDIIIDLSAPIPEFLLRRAKKMVLDVATENLHQRVRAQRDISAEKYE; translated from the coding sequence ATGGCGGTCCGCGCATCGCGAGAAGTCGTCTTTGAGGCACCCAAAGACGCGATTCTTGATGCGCTTGCCGACATCGAAGCGGCGCCGTCGTGGTCGACGGTGCACAAGCACGCCGAGGTGCTCGACCGCCATCCCGATGGGCGCCCGCACCACGTCAAGGCGACGTTCAAGATCATGGGGATCACCGACAAAGAGCTGCTCGAGTACCACTGGGGCGACGACTGGGTGGTCTGGGATGCCAAGGCCACGTTGCAGCAGCGTGGCCAGCACGGCGAGTACAACCTGACCCCGGTCGGGGAGGACCGGACGCGGGTGCGCTTCGACATCATCATCGATCTGTCCGCGCCGATTCCCGAGTTTCTGCTGCGCCGGGCGAAGAAGATGGTGCTCGACGTCGCAACCGAGAACCTGCACCAACGAGTACGCGCCCAAAGGGACATTTCGGCGGAAAAGTACGAGTAG
- a CDS encoding pyridoxal phosphate-dependent aminotransferase has translation MTVSRLQPYAVTIFAEMSALAARIGAVNLGQGFPDEDGPPRMLEIARDAIADGANQYPPGLGIAPLREAIAAQRHRYFGTAYDPDTEVLVTVGATEAIAAAVLGLVEPGSEVLLIEPFYDSYSPVIAMAGCQRRAVPLMQDDGIFRIDTDGLRRAITPKTKAMIVNSPHNPTGMVAGDDELRALAQIAVDADLLVITDEVYEHLVFDGRRHVPLATYPGMAERTVTISSAAKMFNVTGWKIGWACGAADLIAGVRAAKQYLSYVGGAPFQPAVAHALNAEEAWVAALRESLQARRDKLGAALTDIGFDVAESSGTYFLCADPRPLGYDDSAAFCAELPHKAGVAAIPMSAFCNPGAEHAGAWNHWVRFAFCKRNDTLDEAIRRLQVMRTS, from the coding sequence ATGACAGTCAGCCGGCTGCAGCCCTACGCGGTCACGATCTTCGCCGAGATGTCGGCGCTGGCCGCGCGCATCGGCGCGGTGAACCTGGGCCAGGGCTTTCCCGACGAGGACGGTCCGCCGCGGATGCTCGAGATCGCCAGGGACGCGATCGCCGACGGCGCCAACCAGTACCCGCCCGGGCTGGGTATCGCGCCGCTGCGCGAGGCGATCGCCGCCCAGCGCCACCGATATTTCGGCACCGCGTACGACCCCGACACCGAGGTGCTCGTCACCGTCGGCGCGACGGAGGCCATCGCCGCCGCGGTCCTGGGCCTCGTCGAACCCGGCTCCGAGGTGCTGCTGATCGAACCGTTCTACGACTCCTACTCCCCTGTCATCGCGATGGCCGGCTGCCAGCGGCGCGCGGTGCCGCTGATGCAGGACGACGGGATCTTCCGGATCGACACCGACGGCCTGCGCCGCGCAATCACCCCGAAAACCAAGGCGATGATCGTCAACTCGCCGCACAACCCGACCGGCATGGTCGCCGGCGACGACGAGTTGCGTGCGCTGGCCCAAATCGCCGTCGACGCCGACCTGCTGGTGATCACCGACGAGGTCTACGAACACCTGGTGTTCGACGGTCGGCGCCATGTTCCGCTGGCCACCTATCCGGGCATGGCCGAACGCACGGTGACGATCTCCAGTGCGGCCAAGATGTTTAATGTCACCGGCTGGAAGATCGGGTGGGCTTGCGGCGCAGCGGATCTCATCGCAGGCGTGCGCGCGGCCAAGCAGTATCTTTCGTATGTCGGCGGTGCGCCGTTTCAACCCGCGGTGGCGCATGCCCTCAACGCCGAAGAGGCCTGGGTCGCCGCGCTGCGGGAATCCCTACAGGCCAGGCGTGACAAGCTCGGCGCCGCGTTGACCGACATCGGCTTCGACGTCGCCGAAAGTTCCGGAACCTACTTCCTGTGCGCCGATCCGCGACCGCTCGGCTACGACGACAGCGCGGCGTTCTGCGCGGAGCTGCCGCACAAGGCTGGCGTCGCGGCCATCCCGATGTCGGCGTTCTGCAACCCCGGCGCCGAGCACGCCGGCGCATGGAATCACTGGGTGCGCTTCGCGTTCTGCAAACGCAACGACACGTTGGACGAGGCCATTCGACGGCTACAGGTGATGCGCACCTCCTGA